In Streptomyces camelliae, the sequence CGCCGCACCGACATCAAGCAGCGGCTGGCCGCGGCCCTCGCCGCCGCCACCCCCTCCGGCCTCTCCCCGGCCAACCTGCACAGCGCCTACAACCTGCCCACCACGGGCGGCAGCGGCCTGACCGTCGCCATCGTCGACGCCTACAACGACCCCAACGCCGAGTCGGACCTGGCCACTTACCGCTCCACCTACGGCCTGTCCGCCTGCACCAAGGCCAACGGCTGCTTCAAGCAGGTCAGCCAGACCGGCTCCACCACCTCGCTGCCGACCAACGACACCGGCTGGGCCGGTGAAGAGATGCTCGACATCGACATGGTCAGCGCGGTCTGCCCGAACTGCAACATCGACCTGGTCGAGGCCAACTCCGCGAACGACACCGACCTCGGCATCGCCGAGAACGAGGCCGTCGCGCTCGGCGCCAAGTTCATCTCCAACAGCTGGGGCGGCTCGGAGTCCTCCACCCAGACCAGCGAGGACACCCAGTACTTCAAGCACCCGGGCGTCGCGATCACCGTCTCCGCGGGTGACTCCGCCTACGGCGCCGAGTACCCGGCGACCTCCCAGTACGTGACCGCCGTCGGCGGCACCGCGCTCACCACCGCCTCCAACTCCCGCGGCTGGAGCGAGTCGGTGTGGAACACCAGCTCCACCGAGGGCACCGGCTCCGGCTGCTCGGCGTACGACCCGAAGCCGAGCTGGCAGACCGACACCGGCTGCTCGAACCGTATGGAGGCCGACGTCTCCGCGGTCGCCGACCCGGCCACCGGCGTGGCGGTCTACGACACCTACGGCGGCTCCGGCTGGGGCGTCGTCGGCGGCACCAGCGCCTCCTCGCCGATCATCGCGAGCGTCTACGCCCTCGCGGGCACCCCGGGCTCCAGCGACTACCCGGCGAAGTACCCGTACGCCCACACGAGCAACCTGTACGACGTGACCAGCGGCTCCAACGGCTCCTGCTCCCCCTCGTACTTCTGCACCGCCCGCACCGGCTACGACGGCCCGACCGGCTGGGGCACCCCGAACGGCACCGCCGCCTTCACCTCCGGTGGCAGCACCGGTGGCAACACGGTGACCGTCACCAACCCCGGCAGCCAGTCCACCACCACGGGCGGCTCGGCCAGCCTCCAGATCAAGGCCTCCGACAGCGGCAGCGCCTCGCTCACCTACAGCGCCTCCGGCCTGCCCACCGGCCTGTCGATCAACAGCTCCACAGGCCTGATCTCCGGCACCGCGTCCACCGCGGGCACCTACCAGGTCACCGTCACCGCGACCGACTCCACCGGCGCGACCGGCTCGACCTCCTTCACCTGGACCGTCTCCTCCTCCGGCGGCGGCACCTGCACCTCCGCCCAGCTGCTGTCGAACCCGGGCTTCGAGTCCGGCAACACGGCCTGGACCGCGTCCAGCGGGGTCATCACCAACGACACCGGTGAGGCGGCCCACAGCGGCTCGTACTACGCCTGGCTCGACGGCTACGGCTCCAGCCACACCGACACGCTGTCCCAGTCGGTGACCATCCCGGCCGGCTGCAAGGCGAGCTTCACCTTCTACCTGCACATCGACACCGCCGAGACCGGCAGCACCGCCTACGACAAGCTGACGGTCAGCGCGGGCTCCACGACCCTGGCGACGTACTCGAACGTCAACGCGGCCTCGGGCTACGTGCAGAAGACCTTCGACCTGTCCTCGTTCGCGGGGCAGACGGTCACCCTGAAGTTCAGCGGGGTGGAGGACTCCTCCCAGCAGACCAGCTTCGTCGTGGACGACACGGCCGTGACGACCAGCTGATCCCTTGCAGTGAACCCTGTGATCCCGCACGCGGAAGGAAACACTCCGCGTGCGGGATCCGTTCGTCGTGCTGGTACGTCTCATCTGCACCAGGCGGCCGACTCCCCACGGCCACGGCAGAAAGGCGAACCCCCATGCGTCGTAGCACGACGTCCCTCGCGGCCCTCGCGGGCGCGGTGCTGCTGCTCGCCGGTTGCGGCTCCAAGAGCGGCTCGGGCACACACCCCGGAAGCGCCGGCCAGGTCTCACCGCCGGCACCCTCGGCCTCGGCTTCGGCTTCGGCCCCGGGAGGCTGTCCCGCCACGGTGGAGCTGAAGGCCGCCGACACCGGCCGCACGGTCTGTGTGGCCAAGGGCGGCGAGGTCCGGCTGACCCTGGACGGCACCAAGTCCCGCCCCTGGAAGCCGGTCATGGCCAGCGGCACCGCTCTGAAGGGCATCAACGCGGGCTTCGTCGTCCAGCCCGGCAACGCGACGGCCGCCTACCAGGCGGTGGCCACCGGCACCGAGAAGCTGACGTCCTCACGCCCCCTGTGCGCGAAGCCGACGAAACCGGGCGGGGTGTCGTGCATGGGCATCCAGGAGTGGACGGTGACGGTGACCGTGAAGTAGGTGACCGCCAAGTAGGTGACCGCGAAGTAGGTTTTTCAGCCCGCCAGGTGCCGTACCTGGTCCCACAGAACCGGGTCCACCACACCCACCCGGCGCCGGAAGTCGCCGAACGGCACCTCGCGCAGCTCGTCCGTCTCCAGGAAGCTGGGCCTCCCCCGGGCGTCGCCGACCGCGCCCGGGGGCAGGGGGATCACCCCGGCCCGCTCGTCGTGGTACTTGCTGGTGATCTTCGCGACCGTGGCCCGGTTCCCGCGCACGGCCAGCACCAGACACGGCCGGTCTTTCACATCGGCGCGGTCCTCGTAGGGCACGTCGGCCCACCAGATGTCCCCGGGGGCCGGCCGTTCGGCACGCGCGCGCGTACCCGCCCGGCCCGGCGGCCGCAGACGTCGCCCACCGGGCCGGCGACCGCGCCCCCAGCCGTCGATGAGCGTGGCGACGAGCGCGAGCAGGACCACGGCCGCGAGCGCCAGCCACCATGACGTGTCCATACGACGACGTTACCGGCGCGCGCCGCTCAACGCGCGCCCTCTGCGAAGACTCGTACGCCCCCGGTCCAGCCGAACCGGTGACAGCACAGGTGAGTTCGCCCACAACGGCCCTTTGCAGAGGAGCGACCCGCCCTTTCGCGCCTTACGCTCGACAAACCGCACGACCCCCGTTTCCTGCCCTTTTGATCTTTCCGCTTTGATCTTCACCGCCAACGGAGGTTTCTGCTTCATGAAGCTCACCGTCGTCGGCTGCT encodes:
- a CDS encoding putative Ig domain-containing protein, with protein sequence MRESRPSSRRRSLRRLVAVAFPALALTVAGFTAAPTAGAAQAATAPAPHTSKVTQNSKALTDPKRQTFHTTGKAGQKVPTQHLCATAKPGQASCFAQRRTDIKQRLAAALAAATPSGLSPANLHSAYNLPTTGGSGLTVAIVDAYNDPNAESDLATYRSTYGLSACTKANGCFKQVSQTGSTTSLPTNDTGWAGEEMLDIDMVSAVCPNCNIDLVEANSANDTDLGIAENEAVALGAKFISNSWGGSESSTQTSEDTQYFKHPGVAITVSAGDSAYGAEYPATSQYVTAVGGTALTTASNSRGWSESVWNTSSTEGTGSGCSAYDPKPSWQTDTGCSNRMEADVSAVADPATGVAVYDTYGGSGWGVVGGTSASSPIIASVYALAGTPGSSDYPAKYPYAHTSNLYDVTSGSNGSCSPSYFCTARTGYDGPTGWGTPNGTAAFTSGGSTGGNTVTVTNPGSQSTTTGGSASLQIKASDSGSASLTYSASGLPTGLSINSSTGLISGTASTAGTYQVTVTATDSTGATGSTSFTWTVSSSGGGTCTSAQLLSNPGFESGNTAWTASSGVITNDTGEAAHSGSYYAWLDGYGSSHTDTLSQSVTIPAGCKASFTFYLHIDTAETGSTAYDKLTVSAGSTTLATYSNVNAASGYVQKTFDLSSFAGQTVTLKFSGVEDSSQQTSFVVDDTAVTTS
- a CDS encoding type II toxin-antitoxin system PemK/MazF family toxin; protein product: MDTSWWLALAAVVLLALVATLIDGWGRGRRPGGRRLRPPGRAGTRARAERPAPGDIWWADVPYEDRADVKDRPCLVLAVRGNRATVAKITSKYHDERAGVIPLPPGAVGDARGRPSFLETDELREVPFGDFRRRVGVVDPVLWDQVRHLAG